TTACAATTGAAAGAATAAAGGGGAAAGATCAGAAGAAATTACATTGAAAAAAGATGAATCCATAAATGTTTCAGGAATTGAAATAGGAGAACTAATACTTCTTAATCCCATTTCTGCTGAGTTAATTCCCATGTCTAAGCCGCGATATGAAACAACTTGATCCAATGAGTTCAACTGATCAAAATATGCAGAATTCGCTGAAGAGCACGCGAGTGCTGGAAATTCGCTTGTCGAGGAATCAAACATCTGATGATAGTATGAACATAAATCTTGTTAATAACAACTTAAACATCAAGGGAATCACGCAGTTCAATATTCTTACCTCTTTTGTGAATGTGTTATCCATGTTGAAATCTAGCTCTGGATTAACACTTGCAAGCTTCATGGACAGAAACTGTTGGGATCCAAATTACACAAACACTCAACATTTTTTctaattattattttctataaATTTTTATACATATGCCTaagaaattttatttattaattaccTCCACTTGTTTTTGAAGGGACTGAACATAGTTAATGATTTCATCAAGCATTCCAGCTTTCCCTATGATCTTGTTGCAGCCTGGAACCAAATCCTGCAGGTACTTCATTCTTTCACTGATTTTCTCCCTCCTTACCTGTGTAATAATGACATAATTATACTCAATCATATAATCATCAATCTTTTGtagaacaaaaaaaaataattatcacAAACTTTTGATAGTTTTTCGGTTCACATACTCTTTCTGCTAGACTATGGCTGTCTGTGGCTTGACCACGGCGTGCTCTAACATGAATATAATCTTTCTTTTGGTCCTCGGAAACCTTCGGTTTATCTTTAGATGTAGCTTTCGTAGAAGCTTCTTT
The sequence above is drawn from the Helianthus annuus cultivar XRQ/B chromosome 12, HanXRQr2.0-SUNRISE, whole genome shotgun sequence genome and encodes:
- the LOC110895418 gene encoding transcription factor BEE 3 isoform X2, producing MNPGFMQQQEAFFSVNDHHHLQDMFTLGMVDKDSALNIVKPDPEMEECWVGFDAGAYGGQLGYGYLNQNTALKVSNIHGNASSVLVSPKKRKADKGQTLQVVSEKEKKIKGCCDRDSKLTRQNSNGNNNSNGNNHNKEASTKATSKDKPKVSEDQKKDYIHVRARRGQATDSHSLAERVRREKISERMKYLQDLVPGCNKIIGKAGMLDEIINYVQSLQKQVEFLSMKLASVNPELDFNMDNTFTKEMFDSSTSEFPALACSSANSAYFDQLNSLDQVVSYRGLDMGINSAEMGLRSISSPISIPETFMDSSFFNQTATWDADLQNLYKMEFEQGRLIPFQSHQFTGLNDAK
- the LOC110895418 gene encoding transcription factor BEE 3 isoform X1, with amino-acid sequence MNPGFMQQQEAFFSVNDHHHLQDMFTLGMVDKDSALNIVKPDPEMEECWVGFDAGAYGGQLGYGYLNQNTALKVSNIHGNASSVLVSPKKRKADKGQTLQVVSEKEKKIKGCCDRDSKLTRQNSNGNNNSNGNNHNKEASTKATSKDKPKVSEDQKKDYIHVRARRGQATDSHSLAERVRREKISERMKYLQDLVPGCNKIIGKAGMLDEIINYVQSLQKQVEFLSMKLASVNPELDFNMDNTFTKEMFDSSTSEFPALACSSANSAYFDQLNSLDQVVSYRGLDMGINSAEMGLRSISSPISIPETFMDSSFFNQTATWDADLQNLYKMEFEQGRLIPFQSHQFTGKVNWKKKTAI